CTATGCCGAGAACCTCTGTGGCGGCTATCCTGTCAACGGACCCAACTCCGACAAGAACGCCTCGCCGCTCGACTCCGGGGAGGTGTACGACCTCGGCGCCAGCAACCTCACCATCACCTTCGGCTTTGGGGCGTCGCTGTTCCAGACCGCCGACGGAAAGGACCGCTATGGTCTTGCCTCCATCAAGCCCCAGAAGCTTGATCTGACCATGCCGCATTTCTCGGGCGACCAGTTGCAGAGCGACGAGTGTGGGGGAGACCTCTTCCTGCTCATTGGCTCCGAGGATCCCAAGGTCGCCTTCCATGCCGCGCGAAACCTCATCCGCGCCGCCTACGGCACGGCCACCATACGCTGGAACAAGGTGGGCTACTACCACACGATCTCGCCCGAGGGCTACGCGCATGCGGACCGTGACCTCTTTGGCTTCAGGGATGGGACAACCGCCCCGAGCGCGGAGGATGAGGACTACATGAACCGGGACGTCTGGATCCAGGATGGCGACGACCCCAACAGCGCTCTCTATAAGGGCGGCACCTACATGATGTGGCGCTCCTTCGACATGAAGATCGAGGCGTGGGACCAGCAGACCTTGGCCGAGCAGGAGCGCATCATCGGTCGCACCAAGCTCGAGGGCATACCGCTTTCGGGTGGCGAGGACGAGACGGCCGAACCCGATCCCAGCGCCACGGATGAGGATGGCAACCCGCTCATCGATCCCAAGAGCCATGTGGGGCTCTTCTCGTCCTTACGGCACTCGTCTGGTCACACGATGTTTCGCTGGGGCTGGAACTTCTCGAATGGCTTCAACGCCGTTGGGCAGCTCAAGGCGGGCATGCACACCGGCGGCATGGTGAGGGACCCCGAGGAGGACTTCTACGCGTTCATGCGACTCTGGCGTGACTGCGACCTCACCGAGTACATGTCGTTTACGAGTTCGGCTGTCTGGCTCATGCTTCCGGGCCTCCAGAAGGACCAGACCTACATTGGCCAGCAGATCTTCGAGGCCGTCTAGGGGCGGCAGGGATAGGTGTGGGTACCATGCCCTCGGGCACGGTACCTGCTGCGATCCGCAAACCACAGAGCAGGCGGGGCCTTGCATCGTGAGGGTGTCCAAGAGGGCTGCCCTGCGCAAGCGAGGCGTTCCGTCGTCCTTGCACGTGTTGAAGGAGCGTGTCCATGGAACATGGGCCTAACAAAAACCTGCTGGTTCGATCGGCTGTCGTGGCGGGGACGACCCTTGCGCTCGCGGGGTTCAGCACCTACACGGCCCTCTCTGCCGCACGGGCACAGGAGGCGGCTCAGAGCCAGCGCAACTCGGGCGAGCGAGGAGCGCTGCTCAAGGACGGTACGTTCACGGGCGCTGCTCGTTCGTTCGGAGGCGTCATGCACGTCTCGGTCGTCGTCTCGAACGGCTACATCACAAGCATCGAGGTGACTGGTACGGGAGACAACAGCCCCTACTTCGATCGCGCAAAGGAGAAGGTCATCCCTGCGATCGTCGACCGGCAGAGCGTGAGCGTGGATACCGTGAGCGGCGCGACGTTCTCGAGCAAGGGGATCATGAACGCAATCAACAATGCCCTCGTGTCGGCGGGGGCCATGGAGGGGCAGACTGCGAGGACCAACTTGACGACCTCAAGCTCGTCGAAGCCCCACTCGACCGCCGAGCTCAAGAAGCTTGCGCAGCAACGGGCTCCAGAGGCACCTCCCTGGTGGGAGGTCACCGTCGATGATCTGCTGGGTACCAACGATGACGGTACGGGTGGATATAACTACACGATTCGTCAGGGTTCGGGCGGTACCAACTAGGGGGCCATCGCATGAGCGATATCGCAGACGCCACGACGCCCGCGCAGCGCGATGCCAGGTCTGCGGCAGGCGACGCGGGAGATGTCAAGGCAAACAGGGCCGAAGATGGGACCGCCCGCAGGTCAGGGCAACAGGTAAGTCCCCGTAAGCGCCGCCATAGCTTCGTGAGGTGGACACGCCTTGGTGTTCAGCTGGTCTTTCTCCTCCTCTCGCCGCAGGCGTTCTCGACTGCCTTCTCGGCAGCGCGCTCTATCATGGTGAGCCTGGGCAAGGGCGAGGCCATTGAGATGACGGGCTTTACGATTACGCTCGTGGCCCTCCTCGTCCACACGATTGTGTTCGGTCGTTTCTTCTGCGGCTATGCCTGCGCCTTCGGCACCTTGGGAGATGTGCTCTTTCAGCTTGGAGATGCTATCCGGCGCAAGCTGCGCCTGAGGTCACTCAGGGTCCCCGACAAGGTGGAGGATGTCCTGCGACTCCTCAAGTACCTTGTCCTTGCGGCCCTGCTCGCAGGGTCCTTTCTTGGTGCGGGTTCGATCATCAGCTCCGCCTCCCCCTGGACTGCCTTCGGGCACCTTACGAGCCTCTCGCTCGGGAGCATGGGGATCGCGGGCGGCATCATCCTTCTCGTGCTGATGGTGCCCATGCTTCTCAAGGAGCGCGTGTTTTGCGAGTTTCTTTGCCCGCTTGGCGCACTCTTCTCGCTCATGCCCATCATCCCCAGGTCAAATCGCCATCGCAATCCCCATGACCTCGCTGGCAGCGCCGGCTGCAAGCGTGCCTGCCCCGTGCGCATCTATCCGCCCGGCGAGGGCCGGTGGATGGGGGAATGCATCCAGTGCGATCGCTGCGAGTGCGTGGCCAGGCCCGGGTGCGTGACGCTTGGTCCCGCCCTGCAGCGTGCCGAGGAGGCCCTGCGCCACCAAGGATTCGCATGTGAGGCCAGAGCCGCGTGCGCGAGCGGGTCCCAGCGGCCGGCTGCGCCTCGGCCCTCCTCCTACCTCTTTTGGCACGACTATCGCACGCTGAGGGTCGCCGCCCTCGCCCTGGTGCTGCTCGGCCTCTTGTGGCTTGGGGGCACCCTCAACTACCTGCCCGCGTCGCCTCTCGTCTCCTGACGACTGATGGCTGGCGCCCGCCCACCGCTCATAGAGGGCGCGGGGGAGTTCTTTGACACCCTCGTGCGCATTAGGGCTGACTGTGACCAGCGTCTCATCGATGCCTGCCTGGCGCGCTGTGCCTTCTTTCACGGCACGCTCTCGCGCTTCGACGACACGAGCGATGTCGGACGCATCAACGCCGCAGCCGGCAGGCGCGTACGCGTCGCTCCCACGACGGCACGGCTCGTCTCTCTTGCGCTGGAGTACTCCCGTCTTACGGGGGGTCTCTTTGACATCACGTTGGGCGTGGTGCTCGAGCTCTGGGACTTCAAGGAGGGTCGGATTCCCACGAGCTCATCGCTCGAGGAGGCCCTCCGTCATGTGAGCAGCGAGCACGTCCATGTTGTGGGGACCCAGGTCTGGCTCGACGACCCCCTTGCCAAGATCGACCTTGGCGGGATCGCGAAGGGTTACGTCGCCGATGACCTTGCTGTGGGTCTGAGGGCTGCCGGCTGCGAGCATGCCGTCCTCAACCTGGGAGGAAACGTTCTGTGCGTGGGGTCGCGTCCTGACGGCAGTGCCTGGCGGGCTGGTGTCGCGCGCCCCGGTGAGCCCTTTGGGGACCCCATGGCCCTCTGCCGGCTCAAGGACCAGGGCCTCGTCACGAGCAGTCTCTGTGAGCGGGCGTTCTCTTGCGCAGGGAGACGCTACGGCCACATCCTCGATCCGCGCTCAGGACACCCCGTCGCAACCGATGTCGCAAGCGTGACACTGCGGACCGAGCATTCGGTGGACGGGGAGACCTTGGGCAAGAAGCCCTTCTTCTTGGGCATGGCCGAGGCGCTTTCGTACCTCGACTCGCTGGAGGGCGTGGATGCCCTCCTCGTTGGCATGGACGGTAGCGTGGCGCAGACCTCGGCGGGCGCCTTCGAGCTGCTCTGACGCCCGTGAGGCTCTTGCCACTGGCGAGGCGCTAGCTGTGGGCGAGGCGCCCCAGCGCCCCGTCTATGGCCGACTTCACGATGGCCGCGTGCTCGTCCGTGGCGTTCAGACACCCTACCCAGATGAGCCTGCCACTGGAGTTCATGCCGCGCTCGACTGAGCCGCCCGTGCGCTCTACCACGGGCTTTGAGCCCTCACCTTCAAGTGCGGGCACAATCTCGTGGGCGATGTCATAGATGGTCTCGAGGCAGTCAACGGCAAAGCCCGGACAGCAAAAGTAGACGCGCGAGCTTTCGTCTCGCCAGCCAGCGAGCACGTCTTTTGCGAGAGGAGACGCCCAGGACTTCTCATGCGGCCCGAAGACGCTCTGGTAGCAGACGTATATGCTCGCAGGATCGATGCCAAGCTCCCGTGCCACGAGGTCGGCTGTGGCTCTCGTCTGGGACCGGTAGCTGTCACCCGCCCGCTCGTCCTTGAGGGGAATGGCGTGAAACGAGAGCACCAGGTGCTCATCGCTGGCGTTCGTGAAGCCGGCCTCCGTGATGTGCCGTGCGACCTCGCGGATGTAGAGCGGGTTGTCAAAGTAGTGGTCTATCACCTGGTAGGGAACGTTCCAGCCAAGCTCGCGTAGGGCGCGACTAAAGGAGTCCACGACCGACTGGGTGATGCAGTAGGCGCTCTGTGGGTAGAGCGGCAGGAGTATGAGCTGGTCGCAGCCCTGCTCATGGAGCTGCCAGAGCCTAGAGGCGATGGAGGGCTCGCCGTAGCTCATGGCGCTCATCACGCTGACGCTGGGCAACTCGCCTGCGCGATCACCCTCGAACAAGGCCTGCACCTTGCGACAGAGCAGCTCCTGGTTGGTGACGAGAGGGGAGCCCTTCTCTGTCCAGACGAACTGGTAGCGCCTCGAGGACGTGAACTTGCGCTTCGGGAGTATGAGCTTGAACACCAAAAGGTGCCAGAGGAAGAAGGGAAGCTGCCGTATGCGCGGATCCATGAGGTAGGCACCAAGGTATGCCTCGATGTCATCGGGGGCAGGTGAGGCGGGGGATCCGGTGTTGGCGACGATGACGCCTATGCTTCGCGTCGTGCTGTGGGGTGCCGTGTCGTGGGCCATGGTCGTGTCTCTCACGTGTCGGGGTTGGCGCGCTGCCAGACAAGGATAGCCTCTTGGGGCTCCAGGGGTGTTCTGAGTCCAACCTACCTCACGATCTCGTCACGGCCGCTCGTAACTTCTCACGAGCAGGACAGATGCCCAAGGAGACACGGAACAAATCAGCCTGACTCCCCGGCACTTCCTGAGCCCGCTGGACACAGGCCCGAGCCGTCGCCTGCCCTGAGGACCTGCGCCCGGCTGCGGGGGAGGGCCGTGCGCGCGACCTCGCGGAGGGGCGCATCCCGGCCCAACGCCTCACGGAGAGGCGCGGCCCGCGGCTCCCACGTCGCGCAGACTGCGCTTTTCCGTGAGGGGCGGGGGCCAGAGTGCGCTTTTCCGTAGAATGTGCTTTTCCTCACCTGGGCAAACGCGGCGCTGCCTCACGGAAAAGCGCACTCTGCAACCTGCGCCTCACGGAAAAGCGCACTCTGGCCCGCGCCCGCAGAGCACGCCTCACGGAAAAGCGCACTTTGGCCGCGCCCCCGGGGCGCACCTCACCAAAAGACGCACTCTGGCTGAGGCGTCACCTCCAGAATGCGTCTTTACGTGAGGCGTCTTACGAGAAGACGTACTCTGGCCGTTCTGGAGCTCGCAAAATGCGTCTTTCCGTGACGTCAAGCCCCAGAATGCGCTTTTCCGTAGAGTGCGCTTTTCCTCACCTGGGCAAACGCGGCGTCGGCTCACGGAAAAGCGCACTCTGCAACCTGCGGCTCACGGAGAAGCGCATTCTGCCCAAGCTTCTCACCAAAAGGTGCATTCTGGCCTGATCGACTCACGCAAAGCCGCATTCTGCGATTCCCAGATCGCGCAGACTGCGCCTTTCGGTCACGTCGCCGCCCGGGGGGCGCGGGGCGCAACCTCCCGCCAGCCTGCGGGGCACTATGGAGAATGCCTCAACTGGGCAAACGCGCTCGAGCAACCCCCC
The DNA window shown above is from Olsenella sp. oral taxon 807 and carries:
- a CDS encoding 4Fe-4S binding protein is translated as MSDIADATTPAQRDARSAAGDAGDVKANRAEDGTARRSGQQVSPRKRRHSFVRWTRLGVQLVFLLLSPQAFSTAFSAARSIMVSLGKGEAIEMTGFTITLVALLVHTIVFGRFFCGYACAFGTLGDVLFQLGDAIRRKLRLRSLRVPDKVEDVLRLLKYLVLAALLAGSFLGAGSIISSASPWTAFGHLTSLSLGSMGIAGGIILLVLMVPMLLKERVFCEFLCPLGALFSLMPIIPRSNRHRNPHDLAGSAGCKRACPVRIYPPGEGRWMGECIQCDRCECVARPGCVTLGPALQRAEEALRHQGFACEARAACASGSQRPAAPRPSSYLFWHDYRTLRVAALALVLLGLLWLGGTLNYLPASPLVS
- a CDS encoding Dyp-type peroxidase, whose amino-acid sequence is MSDSLEEGRERDEDGITRRGALKGLGAFAAGAVATVALSGCSSSSANGGATVEGTTSSLIETDVPVAANDWTDNGAYVRNVQRMSQKMRGVDHQPGVTSAQQNLQAVALDMTSTATRDDLIKLLKTWTTYAENLCGGYPVNGPNSDKNASPLDSGEVYDLGASNLTITFGFGASLFQTADGKDRYGLASIKPQKLDLTMPHFSGDQLQSDECGGDLFLLIGSEDPKVAFHAARNLIRAAYGTATIRWNKVGYYHTISPEGYAHADRDLFGFRDGTTAPSAEDEDYMNRDVWIQDGDDPNSALYKGGTYMMWRSFDMKIEAWDQQTLAEQERIIGRTKLEGIPLSGGEDETAEPDPSATDEDGNPLIDPKSHVGLFSSLRHSSGHTMFRWGWNFSNGFNAVGQLKAGMHTGGMVRDPEEDFYAFMRLWRDCDLTEYMSFTSSAVWLMLPGLQKDQTYIGQQIFEAV
- the hemH gene encoding ferrochelatase, which encodes MAHDTAPHSTTRSIGVIVANTGSPASPAPDDIEAYLGAYLMDPRIRQLPFFLWHLLVFKLILPKRKFTSSRRYQFVWTEKGSPLVTNQELLCRKVQALFEGDRAGELPSVSVMSAMSYGEPSIASRLWQLHEQGCDQLILLPLYPQSAYCITQSVVDSFSRALRELGWNVPYQVIDHYFDNPLYIREVARHITEAGFTNASDEHLVLSFHAIPLKDERAGDSYRSQTRATADLVARELGIDPASIYVCYQSVFGPHEKSWASPLAKDVLAGWRDESSRVYFCCPGFAVDCLETIYDIAHEIVPALEGEGSKPVVERTGGSVERGMNSSGRLIWVGCLNATDEHAAIVKSAIDGALGRLAHS
- a CDS encoding FMN-binding protein, whose amino-acid sequence is MEHGPNKNLLVRSAVVAGTTLALAGFSTYTALSAARAQEAAQSQRNSGERGALLKDGTFTGAARSFGGVMHVSVVVSNGYITSIEVTGTGDNSPYFDRAKEKVIPAIVDRQSVSVDTVSGATFSSKGIMNAINNALVSAGAMEGQTARTNLTTSSSSKPHSTAELKKLAQQRAPEAPPWWEVTVDDLLGTNDDGTGGYNYTIRQGSGGTN
- a CDS encoding FAD:protein FMN transferase, which produces MAGARPPLIEGAGEFFDTLVRIRADCDQRLIDACLARCAFFHGTLSRFDDTSDVGRINAAAGRRVRVAPTTARLVSLALEYSRLTGGLFDITLGVVLELWDFKEGRIPTSSSLEEALRHVSSEHVHVVGTQVWLDDPLAKIDLGGIAKGYVADDLAVGLRAAGCEHAVLNLGGNVLCVGSRPDGSAWRAGVARPGEPFGDPMALCRLKDQGLVTSSLCERAFSCAGRRYGHILDPRSGHPVATDVASVTLRTEHSVDGETLGKKPFFLGMAEALSYLDSLEGVDALLVGMDGSVAQTSAGAFELL